In Rhodanobacter humi, the genomic stretch ACGCCTGCGTCGTGCTCGCGGCAGGGTTGGCGTGGCTGGGCGGTGTGATGCACGCCTCGTCGTGGGGGCTGGTGCCTCTGGTGCTGGCGGCGATCCTGCTGGACGCCGGCACCATCGGCGACATCACCCTGGGGCGCCGCGACGTGAACCTGATCCGTCCGGAGGCGCGTGGCCGCATCAACGGCATCTACACCGGCGTGTTCTTCCTCGGCGGCGCGGCCGGCTCGGCGGTGGCGGGTCTGGCCTGGGCACATGCCGGCTGGCTGGGCGTGTGCCTGGTGGTGCTGGGCTTCGCGCTGGCGGCACTGGGTGGCGGACTGCGACGCGAGGAAGCCGACGCTATTCCGCTGCCACGTCCATCCCCGGAAACAGCACTTCGGTGTAACCGAACTTGCTGAAGTCGGTGATGCGCGAGGGATACAGCCGGCCGATCAGGTGGTCGCACTCGTGCTGCACCACGCGGGCATGGAAGCCATCGGCGCGGCGGTCGATGGGCGCGCCGTGCGGATCGACGCCCTGGTAGCGGATCAGGCTGTAGCGGTTCACTGCGCCGCGCAGGCCGGGCACCGAGAGGCAGCCTTCCCAGCCCTCCTCCATGTCCTGCGACAGCGGGGTGATGACGGGGTTGAGCAGGATGGTCTGCGGCACCTCGGGCGCGTCGGGATAGCGCTCGGAATGCTCGAAGCCGAAGATCACCAGTTGCAGGTCCACGCCGATCTGCGGCGCGGCGAGGCCCACGCCGTCGGCGGCGTGCATGGTGTCGAACATGTCGGCGATCAGGGCGTCCAATTCGGCGCTGCCGAGCATCGCGTCGGGCACCGGAGGTGCGATACGCAGCAGGCGCGGGTCGCCCATCTTCAGGATGTCGCGGATCATGGATGCCTCGTGGGTGGACGCGTTACCGGTTGGAATAGGGTCGATGCCGGGCAATGCAAGCATCCAGCGACTTCAACCACAAAAGGCCGAGCAACGGCGCCGCGCCTATTTTGTTGAACCCGCAAGCGGGTTCAACAGCGCGTTCAGCCGCCGAACACCTTCTTCAGCAGGTCGGTGGTGCGCGCGGCGGGATTGGTTCGGATCGATTTTTCCTGATCGCCGATCGTGGTGAACAAGCCGTCGAGCGTCTTGCGGGTGACGTAGTCGTCCAGATTC encodes the following:
- the def gene encoding peptide deformylase, translating into MIRDILKMGDPRLLRIAPPVPDAMLGSAELDALIADMFDTMHAADGVGLAAPQIGVDLQLVIFGFEHSERYPDAPEVPQTILLNPVITPLSQDMEEGWEGCLSVPGLRGAVNRYSLIRYQGVDPHGAPIDRRADGFHARVVQHECDHLIGRLYPSRITDFSKFGYTEVLFPGMDVAAE